The segment AGCTCGGTGGCCTTGGAGGCCAGTCAGGCGGCCAAGGTGGCTTCGGCAGTGGAGGTCAGGCTCAGTCTACTGGCGGTGGGATCAACGGAGGCACTGGTGGAAACACAGGTGGCTTGGGAGGTAATAGTGGTGGCTCACTCTTTTCGATCCCCGCGTCCAAAACACTCTCTCTGGATTTCAACAGCGTCTGTCTGGAACATGGTAAAGCAGAACCTGCTTCTCGCATGGAATACACAGTCGCTCCGGTAGCAACTTTTTCTGAAGATCCGGTCCTGGAACGCTTGTTGGTGAATGTCGCCGAACAGCGAATTGATAATCACGTCGCACAAGCCGCAGCATGGCACCTGGCCAGCGAAATGAGTTGGGGAGACCTGGCTGCAAAATCTGTGAAACATCTCGGTGGATTGCCAGCAACGAGTTACTTCTCTCGTGCTCAGCTGTCGAAAGCGCAGCAGGCTGTCAGTGTCTTGACCTTCCGTGTCCAACAGGAAGCCGAAGAGAATAAGAACAATAGCGAATCCGAAGAAGTATCCGAGACACCTGAACCGGCACCGGCTGATCGAGTTTCTCTTGCACGTTAATGAAACAGATTCGGACTAGCTCTACCAGCTGGACTGAGATCCACAGTTAAAGATAAGCATGGCCGCCGTGATCGTTCATCTCGATCACGGCGGCCAGTTTTGTATAGGGGGCTCCCTGTGGCGGATTCATTTCATCTCTCCGGCGATTCCTCCCTCCCTGCTCTGCCCGCTGCCGCTCGGATTGTGCTTCTCCCTGCCGCCGGACGAAGCCAGCGAATGGGCGATCACAAGCTCTCGCTCCTACTGGGTGGCAATACACTCTTGGGAGAAGTACTCGCTAATTATCTGGCGGCACAAGTCGACCTCATTGTGATTGTACGTCGTCCCGATGACGAGAAGATTCCCTCATTACTTCCTCCCTCCGATCGCGTCGTTCTCGTCACGCCAGAATCGGCACCGGAAGAGATGAAGACCAGCTTGACCTATGCTCTAGCCGCCATCAGACAATTGGCTATGGAGACATCGCAGCATCGATATCTTCTCAGTCCACCCGACATGCCCTTCCTGCGGCCTTCCCTCATTGAACTTTTACTGGCGGAATCGGGCTCTCATAGTGACGTTCTGATCCCCACTTTTGCAGGACGCCGGGGGCATCCGGTGATTTTCTCTGATCGAATTGCCCGCCTGATGGATGCGATACCACCGAACGAAGGGTTGAACTCTCTCTGGAAACGAGAAGACGTTCAAATACGCGAAATCCCGGTCGATAACGACGAAATCTTATTCGATGTCGATACGCCGCAGAATTATGCAGAAGCACTGATTCGGTGCGGAAAATAGCTTTTTCGGGAAAATATGGAAGCTGGGTTGGGACTTTAGCCTATTTTGTAAAAATTTCCCTTTACACAAAATTTTGTTTAGATTATTTCCTCTTCTCACGCTGGAAACGCGTTCTGCCGTACCCGTTTTCTGTTCGTGAACCTCTCTTCCCCCCAATGAACCCAGCTCCCGAATGGAAATCAATTTCGGGAAGGTAGACCTGTTTTTTTCTGCTTTCTCTTTTGATGAAACATTCGGTTTTGCGAGACTCTCGCACTTATACGGCCTGTCTTCTGAAAGGACTCAAACAAATGAAAAAAATTCTCTCATTGCTGATGGTTCTTCCACTGGTCTGGACTTTGACCGGTTGCTGCTGCCTGGGTGGCGGTAGTAGCGGTTGCAACTCCTGTGGAACGAGCAGCTATTACGGACCAACCTCTTACTCTGGTGGTGGATGCTCTACGGGCAACTGTGGAGTGACTCAAACTTACCCCAGTGGAGCTATGAGCTATCCACAAGGAGCCATGATGGCTCCCATGGGTGCTCCAGCAACGGCTGCGTATCCAACGCAGACTTACGCGACAGCATCTGCACCTCTGGAATCTCTGCCGACTTACTAGTCGGTGGTTGAGTCCTGATGGAAAAACATTCGTTGGTTGACGTCGTGAATACCTTGTCAAACAGGTTGAACATGGTATTCCTTCCGTTCCATTTTAGTTCGAGCATTTTCAATAATGCTCGTGGAACGAATTGGTATTGATGCCATACGAGTAATAAATATGATGTCTTCAATGGACGGGCTGAGTCTTTTGGGGAGACAACTGCGTATATCTCCGAGTTGAGCACCGTTTTTGAGTGCTCAAAAGCTTCACGTTCACAGGATGGAACGTGAAGCTTTTTTTATTGATACCGCACACCAGAATGACTGATCGAGAACCATCAGGTTCACGAAAACTCCGAGTGCGACTAATCCACAGGCATCCTACCTTAGCCAACCTCCGTACAAGTTATTGACACCCTGAGAATTGATTTTAAGAGGAACTCTCCATGAGTCAGCGTATCTTAAGTATTTCCGGTTTACGTGGAGTTGTCGGTGATGGTCTCGACCCGGAATACATTGTTCAGTTCGCTGCAGCTCTGGGCACGATGATCGATGGTGGAAAAGTAATCCTCTCGCGAGACGGGCGATCCACGGGCCTCTGGATTCGCGATGCGGTCGTGTCGGCACTGCAGGCGACAGGCTGCGACGTCATCGATGCTGGAATCGCTTCAACACCTACTTGCGGTGTTCTCGTAAAACATTACCACGCCCAGGCGGGGTTACAGGTTACGGCTAGCCACAATCCAGTGCAATGGAATGGTTTAAAACCTTTCTCACCCGAGGGATCGGTATTCGATCAAGAAACAGGAGATCGCTTTCTCAAATTACTCAACGGACGAGAATTCAATTACCGTAGTTGGTCGGAGATGGGCCATGTGGAAATGCTGCAAGATTCCTGGAGATCGCATTTCGACAAAATTCTCTCGTTGATCGACATCGAGTCGATCCGGTCACGAAAGTTTAAAGTTGTCCTCGACTGCAACCATGGTGCGGGCGCTGTGCTTGGTCCATTGCTGTTAAATGAACTTGGCTGCGAAGTCAGCCTGATCGGAGGAACTCCCGACGGGCAATTTGAACATACACCAGAGCCCACTGAAGAAAATTGCCGTTCAGTCGGCGAAGCTATTGTTGCTGCAGGGGCAGATATTGGATTCGTCCAGGATCCAGATGCGGACCGACTGGCGATCATCGACGAGAAGGGCACATATATTGGCGAAGAATTAACCTTGGCTCTGTGTGTCGACCATGTTCTTCCCCAGCGACCAGGACCCGTCGTCGTTAATGGTTCCACCAGTCGGGTGACGGCGGATATCGCTGAGAAGCATGGCTGCGATTTTTCTCGATCCTATGTAGGAGAAGCGAATGTCGTCGCTCATATGCGAGAAGTGCAGGCAGTTATTGGAGGGGAAGGCAATGGAGGATTAATCGATCCCAAAATCGGTTGGGTCCGGGATAGCTTTCTGGCAATGGCTTATGTGCTGGAGCATCTTTCGGAACGGACACTCTCACTTTCAGAATGGGTGGCCAGCCTGCCGTGCTATGCGATAATCAAGGACAAAATCGAATGCGCGCCGGAAGCAGTCCCGGTTGCGGCAGCGGCGCTCAAGAAAGCTTTTCCCGATGCTCAAGTTTCAGAAGGAGACGGACTCCGACTGGATTGGGAGAAAAGCTGGGTCCAGGTACGAGCCAGCAACACGGAACCGATCATGCGTATCATCGCAGAAGCGCCGGAAGCAACCGCCGCTCAAGATCTGATTCGGCGTTCAAAATCCGCGATCATGGCAGCGTTTGGATAAACTGCTATGTCCCACCAAGTGCGCTAAGCAGAGTCGACCTGCTTGCCAATGGCAGCCGCCCGCGAATTCACACATCGTTGCGAAGACTGCTCAATTTTCGCTGCAGCAACTCAGCGACATAAGTTGCGTCTTGTCGCTTTGCCATCCAAATAAAGAATTCTTTTTTCGGAGTCGACAAAGTCGCTACACAATTGTGGTCCGTATTTTCGACGTCATTAATCCGCACGCGTTCTTCTCGCTCAACAGCTAGACGAACCTCGATTCCAATGATTTCGGAGGTAGGAACCGACGACGTTACGCGACAGGGGCCAAACAAGGATGTCTGTCGAAGTTGCAACTCGGTCAGTTCCACAATGTTCATTCCCCGAATCACCCATACGGCCATGAGTAGGCACACACTAGCGGGGACAACGTAGTAGGGCCACCACCAGTTAAATTCGAATCCCAGGAAGACAGGTATCATTCCCAGCGTGATTCCTAGGATCATGCCCCCCGCCTTGGCGCCGCCGGTAGCTGCCGTCGGAAGTTGAATCCGTAAGCCGTTGGGTTGCATTTCCTCAACTGTCACTGTTGTGGGGGTTGCTCTTTCGAGAATATTCGAACGTAGCGCTAACTGCTCAGAATACGCAGGATCAGATTCCGCTCCCAAGAACTCATTAATCTTATCGACAATCCAGTTCTGATCGCTTTTTATAAGAGAATCGCCGAAACTTACTACGCCCTCAACGCCCTGAACTTCGACACGATAATCTGGGCCTTCATCGATAGCGACAAGATCGGCTCGCGAATTGACATTCAGAGTCAATTGTTTTGTTCGGACCCAGCCGAACAGATTGCTTCTGACGACTGCGCGTTCTGATTCCAGGAAAATGATGACGGTTTCGAAGCACTTTTTGAACCAGTATCCGAGCAGGCACAATCCAGTGATCAGCATTACACCCATCGCTATGACGAAAGGCCACACCTGCCAGATCCCAGCAATCGTAACGCATAAGAAGATTATCAGGCCGAGCCATTTCAAGGAAAGTTCCAGCAAAAACAAGCTACGAAGTCCGGCACCTGGAAGCCGAAACAGAATGGTAGTCTCATCCGGCTGCGTAAAGACTATGCGCGATCTGTCGGGAGGTGTTGCCGCTGGTGAGTCGCTTGAGGTCGTCATGTCGTTTTTCGGACATTTCCGAGATGGATTCTATCTCGTCCTCATCGGAGGACGATTAAGCCAATGATACACTGACGGTGTCTCATCCTCCACAAGTTTCCTTCTTTCACACCGGTTTCGACTCGATTTGCAATGGCCTCAACGCCCATTTCGCGATCACTGTGCGGACCGTCAGCGCATTTGTTGATGATTTCCTGAGTTATCCAACAGAACAGAACATAATCCTTATACGAGAAGTGGTCGTGTCTGCAGATAATTAATTTCTTCATAGAGCACGTCGTTCGCCGGAAGACGAATCGCGTAACAGTACCCGCTATTTTCGCACGCATTCCCGTGCCAGCTGGCGAGCAATTTTCTGCGCATGTTTGATCGTGAATGCGCGAGATTCGATTTGCTCTTCCGTGTAGTACTTCCCGGAATCACTTGTCGGTAACCCGGCAAGTGCCAACGTCAGAGGCATCAGGTCGAGAAATTCTTTATAACGGCGTTGTTGCTCTTGAGCATCGGTAGACATGCTGTCGAACCTTGTTTATTGGAGAAAGAGAAGCGGAAAGCTCCATCGCAATGATCAGCCGATCGCCTTCACGATTAAACATCTCTTCAATTGACGTCAGAGAGCACAACCATCAGGCGATACAAACTACACCCGCTATGCTAACAAATTCCGTTAAGAATGGAACAGTCAACTTGGTAGGAAGCCGCTTCTCGATTCTGTCATTCCCGGCACAATCGCATTCATGAGATTCACCGGCGAGAAATGCCCAACTCCTCCAGTTTTTTGTTGTAATCGTCGCGAACTTTCTTATGTCCCGTCAACAGATAAACATCTCCGGCGTACTGCCGAACGACAGGGAAACATTCATTGTTCGCATGAGGGCGACAGCAGGCGTACTCAACTCGTACTTCCATCCGACGTCGTAAATAGTATCCGAGAAACAGCCCCGCAAAGAGACCGATGAACGGGGACAACAGAATGTAGGTCAGATTCAAAGTGAGTAAGCTGATAAAAACACAAATAAACAGACTGATCACAATCCCAATCATCGGTCGTGCGTAGTCTTCGACCTTGGCAAAATAAGTCTCCCGTTCCAACTCAGTGGTCGTCCCACATTCGATGCAACGCATCGGAAGCTTCACATTCCATTTTTCTTCCCTGAGGAAATTAAGATCCGAGCCAGCTTCTCTCGAAATTCGAATTTCGCGTGTATAAATATCACGTTTCGGAACATGTTTAAAAAGATCTAACAGAAAGTGCGCGAATCTCTGTCGATGATCCAGATAATAGCTGACGACATGTTTCACATGGGAAAGGACCACGTAAAACAAACCAAAACAGAAGAAAACGACCGACGAAAGGCCGCCAATTACGTCGTGAGTATGCGCTTCCAGTTCTTCTGCCGCATCCGGACCATTGCGAGTAAAGAGCGTTCGCAATCCGCTGGCCATCCTGGCCCCTTTTTGCTGAACGGATAGGTCCTCGTGAGTTCGTTGAGCTGGTTCCCGTCGAACTTTGGGGCGCAAAGAGGAGGATCTGTTTGATTCTTCCCGGTCTGTTTTATCCTTTTGCTTACGGCGCCGTGATCTCGAACCGGGGGAACCGGCGCGAGGAGGCAACTTTTCCAGCGATTCTCGATCTTCGTCTAGCATACGGTTCTTACTCTCGGCTTTTCTTACTCTGGGCTTTGCCTGAAGAATGGGTGAGGAACTCAGTTATTTCAGCGGCGGATTTTCCGGGTTCATTTGAAGACAGGGATGCTTCTCTCTCCCCAAATGATATAATGGCCCTCAGGTGGCATGTTTTGCTTAACTGTATTTTATACGACTTTCCGGGCGAGTGTAGTCGCTTATCGCCCGGCATCGTCCAATTCGTAAATTAAACACCTTTATCCTTAAACTATTGGTTATCAATGGTTTCGATATGGTCGCATTTTCATACAGGAGTCTGCAGGTTTGTCTGACATGATGAGATTTACACGTCTGATTCTCAAACGCACAGGTCTGGCCATTACCTTTCTATTGGTATGCCCCCTGATCGCTTTGGCCTGCAAATACTCAGTCCGCGACGTCGGTTTCGTTGCTTTGGATCAGAACGATTACGAACTACGACTGGTCGTCTCCACAGAGACTTCCCAGGAAACAATCGATCAGTGGCAATCCGACTTGGCACCGCTCTTGCGCGATACAAACATTAAGCTCAGTATCGTTTCCACGGATTCCGAACAACTCTCCCCGCAGCAATCTGAAAGTAATCCCGAACAGCAACAGGGAGCAGCCTGGTTTATCGACACTTTTCCCGTCGACCAAGCAAGTGAAGCGAAAGCCCGTGAACTTTCCCTGCAGCAGATTGATCTAAGTGATATGGCGACGGTCACTCCGTTTCTCTGGCACCTGGCCGATTCGGACTTGCGAAGCCAGGTCATAGCCGAAGGGCTGAAAGCCCACAGCGTACTGGTTATTGTCGAAGGAAAAGACAAATCGCAGAATGAACAGGCCCTCAAGATCGCCGAAGCTGCTCGTGCCCAAGTCAAAGAAGAACTCCCCGACTTACCGAAGCCGGTCGATTTCCCTCCCAAGGTAATCACTCTGTCGTTGGAGGAACGTGAAGACGAACGCCTGTTACTCTGGTCATGGAACATTGACCCGAACAATCTCGATCAAACCTATCTCGTACCCCTGTTTGGTCGGGGACGTTTACTGGGGGAACCTTTGCCGATACCGGGAACATCGCTGACTGAACTCTCCACGATTCTCAGCTATGTAGGTCAGGACTGTGAATGCGAACTGGATCGTTCCTGGATGCAGGGAAAAATGTTCCCCCATCGCTGGGACGAACATATGCAGGCCGAAGCAGCCAAGGCTCTTGATTTTGATCCGGGAAGCCCGCTCGTCAAATCAGAAATCACTCGTATACTCGCACGAGGACCCAACGGTCGTCGAAATCTCCAAGTAGGTGAAGAACCGGAAGGAGACTTGATCAACCTGAACCAGCCCGCCATGGAAAATGTCTCGGCGGATGAGGCCAATGATATTCTTCGTGAACTCAATATCCTCACTGAGGAAGACCCCACGACCAAAGTGGACGTTGCCAAACAAGAAGAACAGGCCGAGGCCACTCTCTCTGCTCCCCCCGATGACGTCGTCGGGGTAACAAGCCCTACTGAGGAATCGGAAACGAAGACAGCCGCGTCACCAGCAGGACACGAAGATCAATCTAAGGATAAGACACCTGATTTGAGTGAAGCCATTCCAGAATCCTATCGGATGCCTCTGGAAATCGGTGCGATTGTCGCCATCATCCTGGTAATGCTGATGCTGTTTCGTGGTCGCCGTCTGCAGAAAGACTAAACCGCTTTAATTCTGTTTAATTTGAGCGTAACTTAGATCAACATCATGCTCCCAGCTTTCCAACGCTTCCTGAAGTTTTCGAACCCGCTGCGGTTCTAATTTCTGTAGGTTGTGCGATTCGGAAGGATCAGTCTCCAGATTGTACAGTTCCAAGGTCTTGTCTCGATTCCGAATGAGCTTCCAGATGTTTGAACGAACTGCCGCTGTAGAACCGATGCGCCAGTAGAGATATTCACGTTCTGGCAATTCCTCTCCTTTGATTAGTAGCGGTCCCAAGTCGATGCCGTCGAACGCATCTGTTTCAGGATTGGCCTCGATTCCGGCAAGCTTCAACAGAGTGGGAACGAGATCCATGGTCATCGTCGTTTCTCCTGATGTCGTGCCAGCCGCGATTTTCCCCGGCCAGCAGGCAATCGTCGGGACTCGGTGTCCCCCTTCATATACTTGAGTTTTCTGACCGCGATATACACCGTTATCTGAAATCTGGCCTTCGTGCAGGCCGCTATATTGCCGGTATCCTCCATTATCGGATGTGAAGATCACCAGTGTGTTCCGGTCAATGCCCGCCTGTTTAATCGCATCCATAATTTTACGGGTGCTGTCATCAAGCGACTCGACCATCGCCCTTACTACTGGACTGACATCTTCATCCTCACCCCGCGGACCGAGTTTGGATAGATCGTTATAGTCTATGCCTTCTTTTCGATAGGCTTTATCTTGGGGACCCATCCAGGGAAAGTGAATCGCCGAGTGAGAGACGTATAACAGGAATGGACTTTTCGAATGGGCACGAATGTATTCAACGGAGTCTTTCGTGATTTCATTCGTATTGTAGTTCTCGTGCCGAACGACCTCTTCATTGTGATACCAATCGTACTTACCATCCCGATCGATGTGTGACTTGTAATCGGTGGCACTCGTCAAATGCCCTTTGAAGAGATCAAAGCCGTGATGCACTGGGTTACTCTCGGCAAGATCACCCACATGCCATTTACCCATAATGGCGGTTTGATAACCGGCCTTTTGCAATCGTTCGGCGAAGGTCACGGAAGCTTGCGGAATCCCGGCGACACCTATCGGTAGAGCGGACTCGATACCGACGCGTTGCTGATACTGACCTGTTAACAGTGCAGCTCGAGTCGGGCTACACATCGGTCCGTTCGCGTGGAAGTCCGTGAACTTCATCCCTTCCCGAGCTAATTGATCAATAGCCGGAGTCTGATTTTGTTCACTCCCATAACATCCAATATCAGCGTAACCAAGATCATCGGCCAGAATGATCAAAATATTCGGACGGTCGTCCTCCGCAGCGGACAGTGAAGCAAAACAATAGAACAGCGCGAGAACGGAGAGAATATATTTCATGAGAAAGCCCGTTTGGTTCGACAGAGTTATTCCACAGGAGCTGGTTTCGCTTTGAGATGTTGATCGAAGAATTCGTACATTTGCACTTTGGATTTCTGTTTGTGCTCCTGGTCGAATCCATGTTTTTGAGTTGGATAAACAACCAGAGTATGTGAAGCACCCGCGTCGTTCATTTTTTGATCGAGTAAACGAGCCTGTGCAATGGGAACTAAGCGGTCTAGTTCCCCCTGAAATGTGAGCACGGGAGGCGAAGTCGATTTGATATATTGTACCGGGCTCGAGGCCACGTAATTCCCAGGTTGCTCGGCGGGGGTACCGCCCATGAACAGTCGCATTAACCAAGCTACGGAACTGGCCTCGTAGCAG is part of the Polystyrenella longa genome and harbors:
- a CDS encoding nucleotidyltransferase family protein; the protein is MADSFHLSGDSSLPALPAAARIVLLPAAGRSQRMGDHKLSLLLGGNTLLGEVLANYLAAQVDLIVIVRRPDDEKIPSLLPPSDRVVLVTPESAPEEMKTSLTYALAAIRQLAMETSQHRYLLSPPDMPFLRPSLIELLLAESGSHSDVLIPTFAGRRGHPVIFSDRIARLMDAIPPNEGLNSLWKREDVQIREIPVDNDEILFDVDTPQNYAEALIRCGK
- a CDS encoding sulfatase-like hydrolase/transferase, giving the protein MKYILSVLALFYCFASLSAAEDDRPNILIILADDLGYADIGCYGSEQNQTPAIDQLAREGMKFTDFHANGPMCSPTRAALLTGQYQQRVGIESALPIGVAGIPQASVTFAERLQKAGYQTAIMGKWHVGDLAESNPVHHGFDLFKGHLTSATDYKSHIDRDGKYDWYHNEEVVRHENYNTNEITKDSVEYIRAHSKSPFLLYVSHSAIHFPWMGPQDKAYRKEGIDYNDLSKLGPRGEDEDVSPVVRAMVESLDDSTRKIMDAIKQAGIDRNTLVIFTSDNGGYRQYSGLHEGQISDNGVYRGQKTQVYEGGHRVPTIACWPGKIAAGTTSGETTMTMDLVPTLLKLAGIEANPETDAFDGIDLGPLLIKGEELPEREYLYWRIGSTAAVRSNIWKLIRNRDKTLELYNLETDPSESHNLQKLEPQRVRKLQEALESWEHDVDLSYAQIKQN
- the glmM gene encoding phosphoglucosamine mutase, with the translated sequence MSQRILSISGLRGVVGDGLDPEYIVQFAAALGTMIDGGKVILSRDGRSTGLWIRDAVVSALQATGCDVIDAGIASTPTCGVLVKHYHAQAGLQVTASHNPVQWNGLKPFSPEGSVFDQETGDRFLKLLNGREFNYRSWSEMGHVEMLQDSWRSHFDKILSLIDIESIRSRKFKVVLDCNHGAGAVLGPLLLNELGCEVSLIGGTPDGQFEHTPEPTEENCRSVGEAIVAAGADIGFVQDPDADRLAIIDEKGTYIGEELTLALCVDHVLPQRPGPVVVNGSTSRVTADIAEKHGCDFSRSYVGEANVVAHMREVQAVIGGEGNGGLIDPKIGWVRDSFLAMAYVLEHLSERTLSLSEWVASLPCYAIIKDKIECAPEAVPVAAAALKKAFPDAQVSEGDGLRLDWEKSWVQVRASNTEPIMRIIAEAPEATAAQDLIRRSKSAIMAAFG
- a CDS encoding SoxR reducing system RseC family protein, translated to MLDEDRESLEKLPPRAGSPGSRSRRRKQKDKTDREESNRSSSLRPKVRREPAQRTHEDLSVQQKGARMASGLRTLFTRNGPDAAEELEAHTHDVIGGLSSVVFFCFGLFYVVLSHVKHVVSYYLDHRQRFAHFLLDLFKHVPKRDIYTREIRISREAGSDLNFLREEKWNVKLPMRCIECGTTTELERETYFAKVEDYARPMIGIVISLFICVFISLLTLNLTYILLSPFIGLFAGLFLGYYLRRRMEVRVEYACCRPHANNECFPVVRQYAGDVYLLTGHKKVRDDYNKKLEELGISRR